One stretch of Oncorhynchus keta strain PuntledgeMale-10-30-2019 chromosome 18, Oket_V2, whole genome shotgun sequence DNA includes these proteins:
- the dhrs12la gene encoding DHRS-12_like_SDR_c-like domain-containing protein: MGNTTMSLYRNSAWFLKGMTEFTRSAFLSAAKHFVEKDLEVSMAGRVFMITGANSGIGRATAMAIAKRGGTVHMVCRNKDKAEEARADIVKESGNKEIYVHILDLSETRKVWEFAEAFKRKYKALNLLINNAGCIMSERDVNAEGLEKSFASNVMGVYILTRGLIPLLEKSAEPRVITVSSGGMLVQKLRTGNLQTEIGRYDGTMVYAQHKRQQVVMTEQWAQTHSNIHFSVMHPGWVDTPAVANAMPDFHQSMKDSLRTPEQGADTVVWLAISEAAATKPSGSFFQDRRMVSAHLPLAWTHSSQLEQQKFMSVMEDLAKTFQPH; the protein is encoded by the exons ATGGGTAATACAACGATGTCTCTTTACCGCAACTCCGCGTGGTTTCTGAAAGGAATGACTGAATTCACCAG gaGTGCATTCCTGTCTGCAGCCAAGCACTTTGTGGAAAAGGACCTGGAAGTGTCCATGGCAGGCAGGGTCTTCATGATCACTGGAGCCAACAGTGGCATAGGGAGAGCTACAGCCATGGCCATCGCCAAGAGAG GTGGTACAGTCCACATGGTGTGCAGGAACAAGGACAAAGCAGAGGAGGCTAGGGCTGACATTGTCAAGGAGTCAGGAAATAAA GAAATATATGTCCACATTCTGGACCTATCAGAGACACGGAAGGTTTGGGAATTTGCAGAGGCCTTCAAGAGGAAGTACAAAGCCTTGAATTTACTG ATAAATAATGCAGGCTGCATCATGAGTGAGAGGGATGTGAACGCCGAGGGGCTGGAGAAGAGCTTTGCCAGTAACGTCATGG gtGTGTATATCCTGACCAGGGGACTGATTCCCTTACTGGAGAAGAGTGCAGAGCCCAGAGTG atCACAGTTTCATCTGGAGGGATGCTGGTCCAGAAGCTGAGGACAGGGAACCTGCAAACAGAAATAGGCCGCTATGACGGGACCATGGTCTACGCACAGCACAAG AGGcaacaggtggtgatgacagagcAGTGGGCCCAAACCCATAGCAACATCCACTTCTCAGTGATGCATCCCGGCTGGGTGGACACACCAG CGGTGGCCAATGCCATGCCTGACTTCCACCAGTCTATGAAGGACAGCCTGAGGACCCCGGAGCAGGGAGCTGACACCGTGGTGTGGTTGGCCATCTCAGAGGCCGCCGCCACCAAGCCCAGCGGAAGCTTCTTCCAGG ATCGGAGGATGGTGTCGGCCCACCTGCCCCTGGCCTGGACCCACAGTTCCCAGTTGGAGCAGCAGAAGTTCATGAGTGTGATGGAGGATCTGGCCAAGACCTTCCAGCCCCACTAA